The genome window CAGAAACGGTTGCGATGTATTGCTGCTTGAGGATGTGCATTATTTGAGCGGAAAAAAACGAACCCAGGAAGAGCTCTCCTTAACACTTGAATCACTGCACGAAGCTGATAAAAAAATAATTTTTTCGAGTTGTTATTTACCTTCTAATATACCCGGCCTGAATGATAAACTCAGATCCCGTTTTTCCTACAGCCTTATTTCTAGTATAGAGCCGCCTGATTTCAGAACCAGGGTACGCATACTTAAGAAAAAATCGATACGCAATCATATGATGATTTCAGATGATGTCATTAATTTTCTGGCAGGCGCCCTTACGGAAAATGTGAGGCAGCTGGAGAGCGGCCTTATAGGCGTTACAGCCAGGGCATCTCTGCTGGGAAAGAAAATAGATCTCGATCTTGCGGAAAATGTTGTAAAGGATATAGTCAGAATACAAAAGAGAATAACTATAGATATTATCAAAAAACTTGTTTGCAAGGAATTTAATGTCTCAGTTAATGATATTGTTTCACGCTCACGTAAACGATGCTATACACGGCCTAGGCAGATAGCCATGTATCTTTCCAGAAAGTATACTGACGCGCCCCTCCAGTTAATAGGAAAAAGTTATAACCGGTATCATGCCACAACCCTTCATTCAATCAACTGTGTTGAGCGTGGAATAAAAGATAACACCATAATCAAAAAGCAGGTTGAGATACTTACCGGCAAACTGGATGCTGGAAAATTCTGATTGTCTTCTATACCTTAGGGAACTTACAGAAAATAATCTACGCATCCTGCTTGCCCTTTTGTCCGTCTTCTACGTTGCGGTAACAGTTGTATAGTTCACTATGCAACTGTTACTACGCCTTGAAGACGAATAA of Desulfosarcina sp. BuS5 contains these proteins:
- the dnaA gene encoding chromosomal replication initiator protein DnaA, which translates into the protein METVWKNVQSVIKKSVPGHSFRMWIGPLEFQSFQGGRLQVNSPNFFSRKRILDQYAALIEKEFEKITGEKCRLSVDISANQKKKPLSISSNPQMTLPNLNFQPRCGRLLSKNYTFDQFVVGNNNDLAYSAALSLASMKSSQQNSLFFLGKTGMGKSHLSQAIGHHLLSEHVTEKVYYITAEDFTNEMVNAFKNNSINQFKTKYRNGCDVLLLEDVHYLSGKKRTQEELSLTLESLHEADKKIIFSSCYLPSNIPGLNDKLRSRFSYSLISSIEPPDFRTRVRILKKKSIRNHMMISDDVINFLAGALTENVRQLESGLIGVTARASLLGKKIDLDLAENVVKDIVRIQKRITIDIIKKLVCKEFNVSVNDIVSRSRKRCYTRPRQIAMYLSRKYTDAPLQLIGKSYNRYHATTLHSINCVERGIKDNTIIKKQVEILTGKLDAGKF